The Halarcobacter mediterraneus genomic interval ATTGGATAATTCAATAGTAATAAATAATGAAATACAAAAATACCATTTAAAAGATATAGCCATTACAGGTCAATTTCAAGAGTCTTTTAATCTAAGTATTGCTTCAAGAAATGATGAAATATTATTAAATGAAATATTAGAAAAAACACTAAATTCTATAGATTCTATAACAAGGGAAAAAATCTTTTATAAATGGAATAATCTTGAATATGATATAACCATTGATTATAATCTAATTGCTCAGATACTATTTATCTCAATTGTTATTTTAGCACTTATTTTATATTGGAATTTAAAATTAAAAGAAGAAATAAAAAAAAGGAAAAAAATAGAAAGAGATTTAAAAGAGAGTGAACAAAAGTTTAAATTACTATTCAATAAGGTACCAATTTTTCTAAATTCCTTTGATTCCGATGGTAAGATTACATTATGGAATGAAGAATGTAGTAAAGTATTTGGCTGGCAGTTTGATGAATTAAAAAATTATTCAAATCCTTTAGAGTTATTTTATCCTGATAAAGTTTTATTAAATAGAGTAAAAAACTCTTTTAAAGATTTGGATAGTATTTTGTTTAAAGAGTGGACTCCTCAAACAAAAGAAGGGAAAAAGTTAGTAACTAAATGGGCTAATATCCCTTTGCATAATGGCGAAGTGATAAATGTAGGATATGATATAACTCAGCAACGAGAATATGAAATAGAATTAAGAAAGAAAAATAGTGAATTAAAAAAAGCACATAATAGATATAAAGAGTTAAACAGTGAATTAGAAGATAAAATCAAAGCAGAAATCCAAGAAAATACAAAACATCAAGTAACAATTATGGAACAAAGTAAATTAGCTCAAATGGGTGAAATGATAGAAAATATTGCACATCAGTGGAGACAACCTCTTGCTGAAATTAATTCTACTGTTTTGTTATTAGATGCTACATTATCAAATAAAAAAGTTTTAGATAGCGAAATAGAAGAAAAGCTTTTAGAAATAGAAAACCTGACAAAGTATATGTCTAATACAATAAATGATTTCAAGAATTTTTTTGACCCAAATAAAGAAAGAGAAGAGTTTAACATATATGAAAATATTCAAAAAACTTTAAAAATATTAAATAGAAGATTGTCCTATTATAAAATTGAAGTTGAAATAAAAGTTGATAGAAATATTTCTTTAAATGCATATCCAGATGAATTAAATCAGGTTTTATTAGTATTATTAAATAATTCAATTGATGCTTTTAGTGAAAAAAAAGTGCCATTACCTTTAATAGAAATATTTTTAAGAGATACTAAAAAAGCTTTAATTTTATACATTAAAGATAATGCTTATGGAATTAATAATAAAATAATTGATAAAATATTTGAGCCATATTTTACAACAAAACATAAATCACAAGGAACAGGTTTAGGTCTTTATATTTCTAAAATGATTATAGAAAAAGGTTTTAATGGACGTATCTCTGTAAAAAATGAAGATGAAGGTGTTTGTTTTATTTTGGAATTACCAAAGGGAGAATCTTAATGAGTGAGAGTCAAATATATCCATATAAGGTCTTATTTGTTGAAGATGAAGAACTTTTAAGAAAAAACTATACAAGTTATTTAAAAATGCTTTTTTCAGAAGTTTATGAGGCAAAAGATGGAGAGGAAGCTCTTTTTTTATATAAAGAAAAAAAACCTGATATATTGATTGTTGATATTCATATACCAAAGATTAATGGTTTAGAATTATTAGAAATTATTAGAAAAGAAGATATTAGTACAAAAGCAATAGTTTTTACTGCACACATAAATACAGAATTTTTACTTAAAGCAACTTCCTTAAAACTAGTAAAATACTTAAAAAAACCAGTAAGTAGAAAAGATTTAAAAAACGCTTTATTCTTAGCTATTAACGAGATATCTAATTATGAAATAGTACCCATTGCAACTATAAATTTAGAGGAAGGATATAGTTGGAATGTTCAATTAAAAGAATTGAAGAAATTCAATAAATCTATAGATTTAACAAATAAAGAAAGACTTTTTTTAGATTTATTATTTTCTCATAGAAATAAAGTATTTTCATATAATGAAATTTTTTATCATGTGTGGGAAGATTATAATGAAGAAGGCAGTTTTAATGGTCTTAAAAACCTTATTCGTCGTTTAAGAAAGAAATTACCAAAAGATTTAATTCAAAATATTTTTAATGAAGGTTACAAAATAAAAATTTAATAAATTATTAATTTTTTAATAGTTTATTGTTTTTTGATACTTTTGTGATACTTCTTGTTTATACAATTCTTCAAATTAACTTATTTTAGGAAGTGTAAAATGAAGAAGTATCATATAATTAGTGTTATTGCAAGTGGAGTTTTATTATTAGGAACAAGCTTGAATGCACTAAGTTTAGAAGAGAGTGTTAAGGAATCTTTACATACAAATCCAATTGTAAAAGAGAGACTTAAGAACTTTAGAGAAGTTCAACAAGATTTAAATATTGCAGAATCTGAATGGTATCCATCTTTGGACTATAGAGCAACTTTTGGAAGAAATTCTGCTGGAGAACTAAAAGATTATGACGAAGATGACAAGTATAAACATCAAATAGAAGATGAAACTTATAATAATTATACACAATCTTTAAAATTAACTCAAAATATTTTTAATGGTTTTAGTACTACAAATAAGATTGACTATCAAAAAGCAAGAATTTTAGCTGCTGCACATCATTATATAGAAAATGCAAATGATGTTGCCTTTCAGATGGTGGGTTCTTATTTAGACACAATTAGAACGTATAGACTTTTACAAAATGCTAAAGATAATGTTAAAGTAAATGAAAAAATCTTTGAAGATGTTCAATCTTTATTTGATACAGGACTTACAACAAAATCAGAAATGACAAAAATACATTCTTCTTTATCTTTGGCTAAATCAAATTTAGTAGTACAACAAAATAATATGATAGACAAAGGTTTTAGATTTAAAAGACTTTTAGGAAGAAATGTAAAAGTTTCAGATTTATCTTTACCAAAACTTAATTATGTAATGCCAGAAAGTTTAGAAAGAGCAACAATATTTGCTATTAATAATAATCCTTCAATACTTGTAAGTAACTATAATATTAAGGGAGCACAAAGTCTTTATAAAGAGAAAAAAAGTAAGTATTATCCAAAAGTTGATTTAGAAATTGAGCAATTATATAATGATGTAAGTGCTAGAAACAATTATGATAGTCCAGATGATAGAACTAGAGCATACATTACATTATCTTGGAATTTATATAAAGGTGGAGCTCATCAAGCAGATATCCAAAAAAGTAGAAGTTCAATTAATAGAGAAGTTGAAATTCAAAGAGATTTAAAAAGACAAACAATAGAGAGTTTAGAATTATCTTGGTCAGCTTATGAGATGTTAACAGAGCAGTTAAAGGAACTATATAAATATTATGAATATAGTGAAGAAACTTTAGCAAGTTATCAAAGTGAATATGAGATGGGAAGAAGAACTTTACTTGACTTACTTTCTGCTCAAAATGATTTAATAAATTCTAAAAATCAAATTATTAATGCTGAAACAGACAAGCTTTTTGCACAATATAGAATATTGGATGCAATGGGATTATTAGTTAGTTCAATTTTGGATGAAAATGAATATAGTAATATTGTTTACCCAAGTAAAAAGCCTTTTGAAATTGAAGAAGATAGTTTACCTGTAAAATTAGACGTGGATAAAGATGGTGTAGTTGATAGTGTTGATATTTGTGATAATTCTTTAGTTGGAGATAATATCAAACCAACTGGATGTGTTCAAATTGAAACTGATAGTGATTTTGATGGAGTTCCTAATACTAAAGACTCTTGTCCAAATACAACTTTAGGGGCATTTGTTGATGAAGAAGGTTGTGCTTTAGAAGATGGAAAGAATAAATTTGAAGCTGAGCAAAGAATTTATTTAGATGAAATTCCTAAGTATAATGAACAAAGTCCTAAAAAATCAGAAAAATTAGGTTTATATGATTATGAATTTAATATTGCAGCAAATAAAAATGTTGAATCAACAAAACTTGATAAACATTTGATGTATGATAATTTTGAACTAATTAAAAGATTTGATTTTATTAATATGAATAATTTTGATGCAACTAATGAAGCGTATAACAATAATATTAAAGATATTGCTAAAAAAATAAACTCTTATGATAGAGATGATATTACAGTAACTGTAATAGGCCATACTCAAAATATGAAGAATAGTGAAGATAGTTATAATAAAGCCTTAGACTATTCTAAGACAATAACAGAATTACTAATTGAAAATGGTGTAAATAAAGAAAAATTAGTTTCTCAATCAAGAGTAGATTATGATAATTTATTTTTAGAAACTGATAAACATGATATTAATAATGTAGTTGCAGTTTCATTGTATATTCCTAAAACTAAAGAAACAGTTGTTTTAGATGATGATAAAGATGGTGTAATTAATGAATTAGATAAATGTCCAAATACTGCACCAGGATATACTGTTGATGAAGAAGGTTGTACAAATAAAATTAATCTTGAAGTATTATTTGAAAAGGATTCTTCTAAAATAAAAGAAGATACAAAAGAAAAAGTATTAGCATTTGCAAAATTTTTAGTTGATAATAAAGAGTTTAATACTGTAATCACTGGACATGCAAGTAAAGAGAGTGAAAAAAGTTCTGCAAAGTATAACAAATATTTATCAGAACAAAGAGCAAACGTAATTAAAACTCTTTTAATTGCAAATGGAGTTAGTGAATCAAGAGTAAAAGCTCAAGGAAAAGGTTTTGAGGAACCAGTAGCTAATAATAATACAAAAGAAGGAAGAAGTTTAAATAGAAGAATAGAAGCTGAATTAATAAATATAAATAAACAATAAGAAGAGATAACTTGATATATCATTCTCCTAAAAAAGATAATTTATTAGAATCTTTAGTTTTATATACAAAATTATTTCATAAACCTTATTCTTCAGATTCTTTAATGTCAGGTTTGCCAGTTGATGCAAACTTGACAGAACAATTATTATTTTCTAAAAATAGTTCTAGGTCTTTATTTTCAAGAGCTGCATCAAGAGCAGGATTAAAAACTATTTTAATAGAAAGAACACTAAAAGACATTTTACAGTTACAATTACCAGCAATAATTTTATTATCAAATAATAATAGTTGTATTTTAGAAAGTTTTTTAGAAAATAAGAAAAAAGCAAAAGTAATTTTTCCTGGGGATGAACCTTTAGAAGAAGTTGTTGAGCTTGAAGAATTAGAAAAAGAGTATCTAGGTTATGCTTTTATGTTAAAAAAAGCCTTCGAGTATGAAGATTCAAATAACAATAAAACTTTAGACTTAAAAAATCACAAACATTGGTTTTGGAATACTTTAGGTTTTTCAAAAAAGATTTATTTAGATTGTATTTTGGCTTCTATTTTAATAAATCTTTTTGTTTTAGCAACGCCATTATTTACAATGAATGTTTATGATAGAGTAATCCCTAATAATGCACAAGAAACTCTACTTGTATTTACTATTGGAATTGTATTAGTATTTCTTTTAGATGGGGCTTTAAAATTTTTAAGGTCATATTTTTTAGAAATGGCAGGTAAAAAAAGTGATATTATTATGTCTTCTATTATTTTTGAAAAAGTAATTGATTTAAAAATGCAAGCCCACCCCAAATCAGTAGGTTCATTTGCAAATAACTTAAAAAGTTTTGATAGCATAAGATCTTTTTTAACAAATGCAACTTTAAGTGTACTTATTGATTTCCCTTTTTCTATTTTATTTTTATTAGTAATTTTTTATATTGCAGGGATTATGGTTTTTGTGCCACTTTTCATCATCATTCTTATTCTTCTTTATGCACTTATTATAAAAAAACCATTACAAAAAAGTATTGAAAGTACTTATGAAGCAAGTGCTAAAAAAAATGGAATATTAGTTGAATCTTTACATAATATAGAAACAATAAAAGCACAAGGACTATCAAGTAATGTTCAATATGATTGGGAAGAGTCAACAGGAGAAATAGCAAATAAAAGTTTAAAGTCAAAACTTATTTCTTCTTCTATTCCAACTGTTACAGGATTATTAATTGGATTGAATACTGTATTAATTATTGTAATTGGAGTATATCAAATTCAAAACTTTGAACTCACAATGGGAGGTTTAATAGCTGCAATGATTCTTTCTTCTAGAGCAATTGCACCTATGGGACAAATAGCGGCATTAATTTCAAATTATGAAGATGCAAAAACTTCTTACAAAATGTTAGATGAAATTGTTAATAAACCTTTAGAAAGACCCCTTGCTAAAGAGTTTGTAAAAAGACCTTCTTTAAAAGGAGATATAGAATTTAGAAATGTGAGCTTTAAATATCCAGATTCAGAAGCTTATGCTTTAGATAATGTTAGTTTTACAATAAAAGAAGGAGAAAAGGTTGCTTTTATTGGAAAAATAGGTTCAGGAAAAAGTACAATCACAAAACTTATTTTAAAACTATATGAACCAGACAGTGGTTCTATTTTAATAGATGGAATTGATATTTCTCAAATTGACCCAGCAGATTTAAGAAAGAGTGTATCTTATGTTCCTCAAGATATTCATCTTTTTAGGGGAACTATTAAAAATAATATTCTTGGAGCCTATAGATTTGTTGATGATGAGTGGTTATTAAAATGTTCTAAAACAAGTACAACAGATGATTTTGTAAAACTTCATCCTCTGGGGTATGATATGCAAATAGGAGAAAGGGGATTAGGACTTTCAGGAGGACAACGTCAAAGTGTAGCAATAGCAAGAGCTTTAATAGGAAATTGTGATACTTATTTATTTGATGAACCAACAAATGCTATGGATCAAACAACTGAATCAAAAGTATTAAAAAATTTAAAAGAAGATATTGAAAACAAAACTTTAATTTTAATAACACAAAAAATGAATATGCTTGATTTAACTTCAAGAATTATTGTTATGAATCATGGTAAAAAAGTTTTAGATGGAAATAAAAAAGAAATTCTTCAAAAATTAGGAACAGTAAATGGCTAATTTAAAAGAAATAAAAGAAGCTTTTTTTAACAAAAATACTCCTAAGATAAATAAAAATTTAACTAAACATGATTATGAATATATGAAAAGTTTAAGTTCAGCTGTAATTTATAATCGACCTAAAAAGTTACATTGGGTTCTTATATCTTTTGTTATAACTATTTTTTCTTTTATTATTTGGGCATCATTTGCACAAATAGATGAAATAGCAAGAGGTCATGGGAAGGTTGTTCCTAGTGGACAAAATCAAATTATACAAAATCTAGAAGGTGGAATAGTTTCTGAAATTTTGGTAAGAGAGGGAGATTTTGTAGAAAAAGACCAAATTCTATTACGAATTAGTAATGAAAAATCTTCTTCAACTTTAATATCAAATGAAATAAAAACACAATACTTAAAAGCACAAATAAAAAGACTTGAAGCTCAATTAAAAGAAGAACCTTTTGAATATCAAGAAAGTGAAAATAAAACTTTAAATGATTTTTTTAAAAATGAAAAAGAGTTATATCTAAGTAATATGAATCAAATAGATTCTAAAGTTCAAATTTTAAAAGAACAAAATAAACAAAAACAAAGTGAGCTAAAAGATGTACGACAAACAATTAAACATTTAAAGTTTTCTGTTGATGCAATTGAAAAAGAAGTTAAAATGACCGAACCTATGGTAAAAAGAGGGATTCGTTCAGAAGTAGATTTCTTAAAACTACAAAGAGAAGAGAGTGAAGCTAAACAAAAACTTCAAAGTGCAATTCTTTCTGTTAATCGAATAAAATCAGAAACAAGTGAAATAGAAAAAAAGATAAAGGAAACTCTTGAAGTTTTTAAATCTCAAACCCAAGAAAAGTTAAATGAAGCTGTAACTTCATTAAAAGATTTAGAAGCAAATGCAGTAGCTTCTCTTGATCAAGTATCAAGAACTATTGTAAAGTCTCCCTCAAATGGAATTGTTCAAACTCTTCATATAAATACTATTGGGGGATCAATTAAACCTGCACAAGATTTAATAGAGATTGTACCTACTGATTATAATTTAATTGTTGAGGTGAAAATTCTACCTTCAGATATTGCATTTATATATCAAGGGCAAAAAGCAATAGTGAAGTTTTCAGCTTATGATTTTTCTATTTATGGAGGATTAGAAGGGGAGGTTATAAATATTTCACCTGATACAATCACAGAAAAAGATGATAAAACTTATTATTTAGTAAGAATCAAAACAGAAAAAAACTATATTGGAACAGAAGAAAAACAAATGAAGATTATTCCTGGAATGGTAGCTGATGTTGATATTATCACTGGCAAAAAAACCATTTTAGATTATATTTTAAAACCAATATTAAAAACCAAGCAATATACCTTTACGGAGAGATAATGAAAATAGTAGTTTATAGTAGTGATATTGCACTAATTGTTAGATGGGAAAAGTTGTTAAAAGATTATGAACTTAGTATTCTGACAGAAGAAAAAGAACTCTTTTTAGTAAAAGACTCTTTGCTAATAATAAATTCAGAATTAAATTCTAAAAATTTAAACTATATCATAGAGTCTATGATAAAAAATAAAAATAAAATACTTATTTTAGATAGAACACCCGAATATAAACAAGCACAGAGTTGGCTTTCTAAAGGTGTGAATGGCTATGGAAATTCTCTAATGAGTTCTTCTTTTCTAATTTCAGCAGTAGAAGCGATTTCTAATGATTATATCTGGTTGCCTCCTCATATTACAACTGAGTTTTTAAAAAATATGACAATTAATAAAAATAAGAAAAATTTAGAGGAAGAATTATTTTCAGGCTTGACAAATGCTGAAAAAAAAGTAGCAACTCTTTTAAAAAATGGTTATACAAATATAAATATAAGTGAAGAGCTTAATATTTCAATAAATACTGTGAAAACACATATCAAACATATTTATGAAAAACTTAAAGTAAAGGATAGATTATCCTTTGCTTCTTTATTTACAAATTAAAATATAAATCTATTAATTCACCCCTTTGGGTGATATACAAAATAAAAAAAAATCACTAAAATTTAAAAATAATAAATAATAGAATAAAAAGGAAAAGCCATGGCAACTATAGCTGGAACTATAAAAAGCTTATCTAATGGAATTTTTCATGTAAAAGATGAAAATGGAAATATAAGAGTTTTACAAGTAGGAGATACCATATATGAAAATGATACAGTATATGGGGATAATTCAAATTCTACTGCTTCAAAAATAGAAATTGAACTTTCAGGAAATGATGTAATTGTATTAAGTGAAGGGCAAAAACAATTGATTGATTCTTCTTTAATTGAAACTGCTTTTGGTACAGAAGAATTATATTTCACAAGGGAAGGATTAAATTTAAATCCAGATTCTTATAATGCACAAGAAGATGTGGTAAGTGATTTAAGAGATGCAGAGTTTAAGGATGAAAAAACTGAGGCTATAGAAGAAAATGCACAAGCTGATAATGAAGATGTGACAGAAGAAGAGACTACAGAAGGGGAAGAAGAAGCAGAAGATGAAACTACTGGAGAAGCACAGTTTCAAGCAAGAGATGGTGATGCAACAAATGTAGAAAGTGATTTAAGAGATGCTTCATTTAGAGCAAGAACGCAAACTTTTATTGATAGAGAGATGTTTAAAATTGAATCTGAAGAAAGACTAAGTTTTGATGATGATTCAGGAACTTCTGATCCTTTTACTCCTATTGACCCAATAACTCCTACAGAACCTGCTAGACCATCTACTCCACCAAGAGAAGAAGAACCAGAAGTGGAAGAGGAGGAACCTACTACTCCTGAGATTACTACTCCTCCAATTATTCCTGAACCAGAGCCAGAACCAGAGCCAGAACCAGAGCCAGAGCCAGAACCAGAGCCAGAACCAGAGCCAGAACCAGAGCCAGAACCAGAGCCAGAGCCTGAGCCAGAACCAGAGCCAGAACCAGAGCCTGAGCCAGAACCAGTTATTCCAAGAACAATAATAAAAATTGTTGCAGCTGATGAAAATGGTACTCCACTTAAAGATGTAGATGGAAATTATATTGAAGTAAATAGTGCTCCAGAAGGTGGAAATGCTTATTATGTAGCACTTGCTTTTAAACCAAATACAACTGTTTTTAATGACGAGTCAAAACTTGATATTCAAGAAGGAACAGTTGACTTTATTTTTACAGATGGTACAGCTACAAGAAATATAGAAGATGATGCGGAAGAAGGTACGAATGATTATAAGCCACAAGATTCAATTACATCTATTGACTTAGGAACAGCAGTATCGATTGATGCACTTGATGATTATATAGCTGATAATGGAGAAACTTTAACTGTAAAAATCATAAACTTTACACCAGCAGAAGATACTGAGTATGGTGCAACAACAGTAAGTAATTCTGGTGTTATTACAACAATTACTGATAATTCAAAACCTATAGACGACAATACACCACATAATCCTAACGATACTACAAATCATACAGAAGAGGCTGACAAAGAAATTGTAATGATTAAACTCTTTGCAGTAGATGATAATGGTGATATCGTAAAAGATGGAAGTGGTAACTATCAACTTGCAAATAGTGCTGATGAAGTTGTAGGAAGCAAAGCTAATTATATTGCTTATGCTTTTGAAAATGGTGAGACAACATTTAATGACGATACAAGACTTGATACTCAAGTAGGGCAAGTAGATGTTGTGTTTAAAGATAAAGAAGCTAAAGGTATAGAGAGTCCTACTTCAACTTCAACTGATGGAACAGAAGATTATAATAAAACACCTCAAACTATTAAAATAGGGGAAATGTTTAGCACAGAAGTATTTAAAGAAACTACAGAAGATAGAGGTGAAACATATATTGTAGAATTAGTAGATAATACATATGCTTCTTATGATGGAGATGCTTATGAAAGTGTAAATATAGATACAGCTCCTGTAACTACAACTATAAAAGAAAGATTATTTGCTAAGATTGAAGTTATAAATGATGGTGTTGATAATGTAGCTAATGAGGGAGGTGAGTTAAAGTATACTATTACTATTGTTGATGAACTGGGTAATCCTATTACTGTAACTAGTGATGCAACTGTACATCTTGACTATGAAGGTTATAGTGATAATCCAGCTAATAGTGATGATTATACAGCAAAAGATACTGTTGTTGTTAATAATGGTAGTAGTTCAAAAGAATTTACTCTTCCTGCTTTAGATGATTATTTTGCAGAGGGTGATGAGCAATTAAAAATAACTATCAATAAAATTGATTATAACAATGATAACTTTAGTATCAAACCACATACAGTTGCAAATGGTGCAGATGAAATCGAAGATGGGCAAACAGATAATTCTACAGGCGATCAAATTGAAGTTATAGGAACTATCAAAGATAATCCATCAAAAGATAATCAATCAGATGAAAATGCAGGAGAAGATAATCCTGATACTCCTTCTTATGGACCTGAAGATACTGTTTATGTAAAACTTACAAAAGATGATTCAGTAATTGAAGGTAATACTTTAACTCATACAGTAACTTTAGTAGATAAAGATGGAAAGATAATCACAGTTCCAGATGGTGAAACAATTACTGTTACAATGGAATATAGTGCTGATACAACAGAAAATGCTGATTTTAAAGATGGAATTAAAACTACAACAGTAACTATTACAGGAGGAAACTCTACTGCAACAGTTAGTAATATCACTATAGATGATTTTGTAACAGATGGAACAGAAAATTACACATTGACTATTACAGATGTAGCTCAGTCAAATGATTCTTTTGAAAATGTAGCTATTCATACACAAAAAACTGCAACAGGGGAGATTTTAGATGGTGTTACATTAGGAGATCCTACTGATGCTTATGTAGATGAAGATAATTTTGATATGGAAAACAGTGTAACAACTATTACAGATACTAAATCATTAAATATCATATCACCTGATGGAGATGATGCTTACGAACTTTTATTTGAAGGAACTCCAACTTTTACTTCTGATGATGGTAGTTTTAACACAGCTGATGGAGATATTCTAAAATCTGATGGAGTAGTTATAGAGTATGTAGTATCAGGTAACACAACTACAGCTTATGCAGGTTCAGGAAGAGAAGAGGGTGATAGAGTTTTTGTTATCACACTTGATAAAAAAGGAGTTGGTGGAGCTGATGATGATTATACTTATACACAGTATAAAAACATAGACCACCCGATATCTGGAAATGGTGATGCAAGTGATGACGATGATGTTGTTCTTACCTTTGGTTATAAAATAACAGATCAAGGACAAACAAGTAGTGTTCAGAACTTTACGGTTACAGTAAATGATTCACTTCCATCAAGTATACATCAAAATGTAACTTTAGATGAAGATACTACAAAAATAATTTATATTAGCGATGAGTCTTTTGATGGAGGTATTATTAATTTAGATAATGGTGTAGATTCTGCAAGTGATGTTGCAAATGGAGATTCTATTGATATCTATGACACAGCAAAAGATGATGTAGTTGGAACACTTAAAAATAATGGTGATGGAACACTTACTTTTACTCCAAATGACGATTATAGTGGTGAAACATCTGGTTTTTCTTATAATGTTAGTGATGCTGATGGAGATACTGCAACAGCAACAGTTGGAATTACTGTAAAACCAGTAGCAGATGCACCAACTCTTGAAAATAAAACTGTTGAAACTTGGGAAGATGCAAACATTGATGATGTAGATGCGCAGGATGGAAACCAAAGAGAAGGTAGTAATGTAAAAGTTTTAGGTTTAGAAATTCCAGTTAAAGAAGACCAAATAGACCAAAATGATGGTGATGTAACAGATAACTCTGGTACAACTGTTGGAGATAATCCAGAAAGATTAGGTGCTATAGAGTTTTCATTTGATACAAGTGGAGATTTTGGAACAGCAACTATAGGTTATGATACAAATGGTGATGGAACTTTAGATGGAACTTTAGAAACTATTACTAAAGATAGTACATTTACTGTTGTAATAAGTGATGTTGATAACTATCATGTAAATGGACAAACTGGAGACCA includes:
- a CDS encoding type I secretion system permease/ATPase, translating into MIYHSPKKDNLLESLVLYTKLFHKPYSSDSLMSGLPVDANLTEQLLFSKNSSRSLFSRAASRAGLKTILIERTLKDILQLQLPAIILLSNNNSCILESFLENKKKAKVIFPGDEPLEEVVELEELEKEYLGYAFMLKKAFEYEDSNNNKTLDLKNHKHWFWNTLGFSKKIYLDCILASILINLFVLATPLFTMNVYDRVIPNNAQETLLVFTIGIVLVFLLDGALKFLRSYFLEMAGKKSDIIMSSIIFEKVIDLKMQAHPKSVGSFANNLKSFDSIRSFLTNATLSVLIDFPFSILFLLVIFYIAGIMVFVPLFIIILILLYALIIKKPLQKSIESTYEASAKKNGILVESLHNIETIKAQGLSSNVQYDWEESTGEIANKSLKSKLISSSIPTVTGLLIGLNTVLIIVIGVYQIQNFELTMGGLIAAMILSSRAIAPMGQIAALISNYEDAKTSYKMLDEIVNKPLERPLAKEFVKRPSLKGDIEFRNVSFKYPDSEAYALDNVSFTIKEGEKVAFIGKIGSGKSTITKLILKLYEPDSGSILIDGIDISQIDPADLRKSVSYVPQDIHLFRGTIKNNILGAYRFVDDEWLLKCSKTSTTDDFVKLHPLGYDMQIGERGLGLSGGQRQSVAIARALIGNCDTYLFDEPTNAMDQTTESKVLKNLKEDIENKTLILITQKMNMLDLTSRIIVMNHGKKVLDGNKKEILQKLGTVNG
- a CDS encoding response regulator transcription factor gives rise to the protein MSESQIYPYKVLFVEDEELLRKNYTSYLKMLFSEVYEAKDGEEALFLYKEKKPDILIVDIHIPKINGLELLEIIRKEDISTKAIVFTAHINTEFLLKATSLKLVKYLKKPVSRKDLKNALFLAINEISNYEIVPIATINLEEGYSWNVQLKELKKFNKSIDLTNKERLFLDLLFSHRNKVFSYNEIFYHVWEDYNEEGSFNGLKNLIRRLRKKLPKDLIQNIFNEGYKIKI
- a CDS encoding ABC transporter substrate-binding protein, which encodes MKYLFLLLFLFSFLYPQKLEKVKLQLQWKHQFEFPGFYAAKEKGFYKKAGFDVEFIEFDENMNIVEEVLSGNADFGLSFSSIIIDYIQGDPIIMLANFFKQSPLVLATQKNIKLPSDLKNKKIMGLLDSSHKRTVLTMLNKFDININDFIHYPREFSVNAFVDKKVDAISIFTTNEIYELNKLGVKYNILDPAVFGSKFYDLNLFTKKDNAEYNRKKVKAFKDASIKGWKYALENKEELVDIILQKYNTQNKTKEALLFESKQIEDLMLTKVYSIGSIDLNQLNFIADTFTQSQLIEKLPKKRLEKFIFEDNIQALYLTDKQKEYLNYKKKIKMCVDPNWMPLDGIKEGKHMGIAADFMKNISNKIKIPIKLVITDSWKESLIKVKKRDCDILALSQKTPSRTKYLNFTSPYLKTPLVLATKKGKSFINDIKKINNKKIAIVGNYSMYEILKNKYPDMNLIQVQSVEEGLKKVQQEKFFGLLDNSIVINNEIQKYHLKDIAITGQFQESFNLSIASRNDEILLNEILEKTLNSIDSITREKIFYKWNNLEYDITIDYNLIAQILFISIVILALILYWNLKLKEEIKKRKKIERDLKESEQKFKLLFNKVPIFLNSFDSDGKITLWNEECSKVFGWQFDELKNYSNPLELFYPDKVLLNRVKNSFKDLDSILFKEWTPQTKEGKKLVTKWANIPLHNGEVINVGYDITQQREYEIELRKKNSELKKAHNRYKELNSELEDKIKAEIQENTKHQVTIMEQSKLAQMGEMIENIAHQWRQPLAEINSTVLLLDATLSNKKVLDSEIEEKLLEIENLTKYMSNTINDFKNFFDPNKEREEFNIYENIQKTLKILNRRLSYYKIEVEIKVDRNISLNAYPDELNQVLLVLLNNSIDAFSEKKVPLPLIEIFLRDTKKALILYIKDNAYGINNKIIDKIFEPYFTTKHKSQGTGLGLYISKMIIEKGFNGRISVKNEDEGVCFILELPKGES
- a CDS encoding TolC family outer membrane protein is translated as MKKYHIISVIASGVLLLGTSLNALSLEESVKESLHTNPIVKERLKNFREVQQDLNIAESEWYPSLDYRATFGRNSAGELKDYDEDDKYKHQIEDETYNNYTQSLKLTQNIFNGFSTTNKIDYQKARILAAAHHYIENANDVAFQMVGSYLDTIRTYRLLQNAKDNVKVNEKIFEDVQSLFDTGLTTKSEMTKIHSSLSLAKSNLVVQQNNMIDKGFRFKRLLGRNVKVSDLSLPKLNYVMPESLERATIFAINNNPSILVSNYNIKGAQSLYKEKKSKYYPKVDLEIEQLYNDVSARNNYDSPDDRTRAYITLSWNLYKGGAHQADIQKSRSSINREVEIQRDLKRQTIESLELSWSAYEMLTEQLKELYKYYEYSEETLASYQSEYEMGRRTLLDLLSAQNDLINSKNQIINAETDKLFAQYRILDAMGLLVSSILDENEYSNIVYPSKKPFEIEEDSLPVKLDVDKDGVVDSVDICDNSLVGDNIKPTGCVQIETDSDFDGVPNTKDSCPNTTLGAFVDEEGCALEDGKNKFEAEQRIYLDEIPKYNEQSPKKSEKLGLYDYEFNIAANKNVESTKLDKHLMYDNFELIKRFDFINMNNFDATNEAYNNNIKDIAKKINSYDRDDITVTVIGHTQNMKNSEDSYNKALDYSKTITELLIENGVNKEKLVSQSRVDYDNLFLETDKHDINNVVAVSLYIPKTKETVVLDDDKDGVINELDKCPNTAPGYTVDEEGCTNKINLEVLFEKDSSKIKEDTKEKVLAFAKFLVDNKEFNTVITGHASKESEKSSAKYNKYLSEQRANVIKTLLIANGVSESRVKAQGKGFEEPVANNNTKEGRSLNRRIEAELININKQ